The Nitrospiria bacterium genome includes a window with the following:
- a CDS encoding peroxiredoxin, which translates to MAVEIKVGATAPDFTLKDQDQKDVKLSDYKGKKNVVLAFYPLDWSPVCTTENKCLNDDFPKFQSAGTEILGISRDSVYSHKAWQEALGLKHRLLSDMSGDVAKKYGMWLDDKFITKRATVVVDKQGTVRYVKVQEILSARDDNEILAALKSLN; encoded by the coding sequence ATGGCTGTAGAAATTAAAGTGGGGGCGACGGCGCCCGATTTTACGTTGAAGGATCAGGACCAAAAGGACGTCAAGTTGAGCGACTACAAGGGTAAAAAGAATGTCGTCTTAGCCTTTTATCCTCTCGATTGGAGTCCGGTCTGCACGACCGAGAACAAGTGCTTGAACGACGATTTCCCGAAATTTCAATCGGCCGGCACCGAAATCCTGGGGATCAGCCGGGACAGCGTCTACTCGCACAAGGCCTGGCAGGAGGCGTTGGGACTTAAGCACCGTCTCCTTTCGGACATGAGCGGGGACGTCGCCAAGAAGTACGGGATGTGGTTGGACGACAAATTCATCACAAAGCGCGCAACGGTGGTCGTGGACAAGCAGGGGACGGTGCGCTACGTCAAGGTCCAGGAAATTCTGTCGGCGCGGGACGACAACGAGATTCTGGCCGCGCTGAAATCTTTGAATTAA
- a CDS encoding thioredoxin family protein has product MATDLQLERVTDENYPDYLAAPAALILFKIANCEKCEEFLPIVAEAMQRYEGRIRWGVALLHVPGACREIKRKYRFETFPTTHFYKAGRLVHQEDHKLTAEELDAAIKKHLL; this is encoded by the coding sequence ATGGCGACAGATCTTCAATTGGAACGCGTCACGGATGAAAATTATCCCGACTATCTGGCCGCCCCCGCCGCGCTCATTCTTTTCAAAATCGCGAATTGTGAAAAGTGCGAGGAGTTCCTTCCCATTGTGGCCGAAGCGATGCAGCGGTATGAGGGCCGAATACGGTGGGGGGTGGCCTTGCTTCATGTCCCGGGAGCCTGCCGGGAAATCAAACGGAAATACCGCTTCGAAACTTTTCCCACGACCCATTTTTACAAGGCCGGCCGGCTGGTCCACCAGGAGGACCACAAACTGACCGCCGAGGAATTGGATGCCGCGATCAAGAAGCACCTCCTTTAA